The genomic region AGGGTCTCGGTCACGAAGTCGGGCACGGATCGCGGGTCGGCGACGAGCGCGCGCCATCGCTGCGGGCGGGACAGGGCCTGGTCGAGCGCGTGGGCGAGCAGGCCGGCGGTCGTCTCGTGCCCGGCGACCAGGAGGTTGAAGGCGAGGCTCGCCACCTCGGTCACCGTCAGCACCGTGTCGTCGTCGTCGCGGTAGGCCAGCGCCCGGCTGATGAAGTCGGCGCCGTCGCGTCCACCGTCGAGCCGCTGCCGCACCAGGTTCTGGCAGTAGTGCCAGAACTCCAGCAGACCCCGGGCCAGGCGTACCTGCTCGGCCGGGTCGGGCTGACCCCAGATCAGGGCGACCTGACCGTCCGCCCACCGCCGGATCTGGTCGACGTCGGCATCGGGCACTCCCAGGATGTCCAGGATGACAAGCAGCGGAAGCTCGGTGGTGAACGCACCGACCAGATCCGCCCGCTGGCCCGCTCGGGCGACGAGCCGGGACACCAGTTCGTCGACGCGGCGACGGATGATCGCGCCGTACTCGGCCTCGGCCCGGTCGGCGGTGTTGGCGAAGGTGGCCCGCAGGGCGCGGCGGGTACGGGGGTGCGTCGGCGGGTCGGCCGCGGCAGTCGTGGGTGGCGCGTCGATCTGCATGATGACGCTCATCGCCTCCGGGCAGACCTCGTAGATCGGGGCGAGGGTGAGGGCGTTGCCGAACGTCGCGGCGTCGGCGAGGGCGTGCCGGACGTCGGCGTGCCGGCTGATCAGCCACAGGTCCAGATCCTCGGCGTAGGGCACCCGGTCGGGATCGTCGAGAATGCGTCGCCAGGCGCTGGCGGGGTCGGTGAGATAGACCCCGGAGAACGGATTCAACTGCATGGAACGCCTCCTGTCACACCGCGCGAAACCAGCGGCGCTCGCATTCCGTACGTCGCCGAAGGCGGGCCGACAATGGTGCGCATCTGCCGGGTTCTCCTCACGGTGCGCCGACCCGATGCGCAAGTCAAGATTGGTCACTATCTATTTGCGGGTCGCGACAATTGCCTATTGCGGACCCGTTCCGGCTCTGGCCGGCTGCACCTTGCACCCGGGTGCTTGCCGGATCCATCGCCTCCGGGCAAGGCCGATCGCGACACTCGCGATCCCGGTCGGACGTTGGGATTGCCCGCTTGCGCTCTTCTCATTCCGAGGCAACGATTCCGTGGAACGCAGGTGACGCCGCGGCGCCTGTCACACCGCCGGTGCCGGCTCAGGCGCCGACGCGGCGGCCTCCGTTGCTACCGTGACCACATGGGACCGGAGGCACAGCTGACCCTCGATGCGATGGCTGCGGACTTCGTGGTCGACCTGTCAAACGTCATGCGCGACGACCGACTCTGCGGCGCCCGCCCGGTGGATCTGCGACGCTTCCTCGACCTGCTCGCCGCGCTCGTCACGTACACGGGCGACGAGGCGGTGCAGGTCTACGCCGTGGCGGACTGGTCACTGCTGCGCCAGCCGGGTCTGACCGCGGACGAGAAGGCGACGCTGCACAAGTGGTATCACCGCGGCCGGATCGAGGTCAGGCCGGGCGCCGACGACCGGCTCATCGAGCTGGCCGAGACCGCCGAGCTGCGGGTGATCAGTCGGGACAACTTCGAGGACGCCTACCGCGCCCATCCGTGGATCCCCGGCAACCGCGACCGGTTCCTGCATGCCGCGCCCGGCCCGGGCGGCGCGAACGTCGTGGTCGTGCCCCGCATCATGCCGACACCGCCGGAGTGGCACATCTCCCGTAAGGAAGAGGAGAGTCTCCTGCTGCGGGCGGGGATGTACGACAGGCGCCGCGGCACGGGCGCTCGGCGCGACCTGCTGACCCGGCAGTGGCGCTGCCCCCGCCACGACTGCCCGATGTTCGGCGACACCGCCGCCGTCGACCAGCCGGTTCCCGTCCACCGCCAGGGAGTCGTGCGCTGCCCCACGCATCACGAGCCGATGGTCGACATCGGGCCGAGCACTCCACGGGTCCAGCTGAAGGTGCGCATCGACGGCGTGCCGCAGGCCCGCTTCATGGTCCGCGCGGGCGCGGCAGTCGTGGTGGGTCGGGCCCCGGTCGAGCCGGGTGGGGTGGCTCTCGCCCCCTGGTTGACGCCGGCGGCCCGCCACTGGATCAGCCGCAGACACGTGGATTTGAGCTGGGACGGGACCGCGCTCACGGTCCGCGACCTGAGCGCCAACGGCACCCGGATCCGTCGCGAGGGCACCTCTGAGACCGGTCGGCGGATCGGGGCGGGGCGTCCGTGGCGCCTGCGCAAGGGCGAGGTCATCGTGCTGCACGACGGTGTGGAGTTGGTCGTGAGCGGGCGCGCGTTCGTGTTCGACACGCCGGCGCAGCCGCCGACACCGCGCGGCACGGTGGCCGAGGAGGCGGCGACCCCCACCATGATCCACCGGCCGAAACCGCGATGAGCATCGAGGGAACCCGGCTCGCCGGCCGGTACCGGGTCACCGCACGGCTCGGCGCGGGTGGCCACGGGACGGTGTACGCGGCCCAGGACGAGCGGTTGCGCCGGCTCGTCGCGGTCAAGCTGCTGACCGAGAACGCTGATCCCGAGTTGCTGGCCCGGTTCCAGCGTGAGGCCGAGATCCTCGCCATGATCAAACACCCGAACGTCGTGGCGATCTTCGACGTGGGGCGGCATGACGACGGCGCGGCGTTCGTGGTCATGGAACACCTGGCCGGGCCGAACCTCGCACACGTCCAGTTCGACGCCGGCTGCCTGAGCGTCGCGCAGACGCTGCGATACGCCGTCCCGGTCGCCGACGCGCTGGTCTGTCTGCACGAGCATCCGACGCCGGTGATCCACCGTGACCTCAAACCGCAGAACCTCGTGCTCGACGCCGACGGGACGGTCAAAATCTGCGACTTCGGTGTCTCCACAGTGCCGGAGGCGATGCTGACCCGGCTCACCCGACCGGGCATGGTGCTGGGCACCGCCGCGTACATGTCGCCGGAGCAGTGGCGGGGCGACGACCCGGACCGCGCCACGGACATCTACTCCCTCGGCGCCGTGCTGTACGCGTTGCTCGCCGGCGGACCACCGCTGCGCATGCAGGGCGGCCCCGCCACCTGCGCGCGGCGCGTCGAGCGGGAGGCCCCGGAGCCGATCGTCGACCGTTGCCCCTCGGTGCCGCCGGCACTGGCCGACCTGATCCACGCCATGCTCGCCAAGTCAGCCGCCGCTAGGCCGACCGCGCGAGCCGTGCGCGACGCCCTGCGCGCGACCGCGACCGCCGACGCGGCCCGGTCTCCGGCCGGCGACGTCGACCCCGCCGTGCAGGAGGGTGACCTGCTGCTCGCCGCGGGCCGGTACGCCGAGGCCGCCCGGCACTTCACCGACCTGGCCCACCGGCTGCGCGACGTCGGCGACGTCGACCCGGTGACGCGTGTCGCCGCCGAGTTCGGCCGGGTGCGCAGCAGGTTCGGCCTCGGCGAGGAGGCCGTCGCGTCGCTGCGCCTGGTCCGGCTCGCGGCCCGCGCCCGGGCCGCGCTGGGCGACGACCACCCGTTGGTCCGCCAGATCGACGCCTACCTGGACGTCAAGAGTCGCTAGCGCGGTCCCACACGGTGGCCGTGGCCCCGATCCCGACCGCTCTGTCGCTGCCGACCGAGTCGATGACGAGCAGCACCATCCGGGCCTGGTCGGTCTTCAGGCAGACGACGTCCTTCCTGGCCACTCGCAGCTCGGTCGTGCCCTGGGTCGAGACCAGTTCCCGGCACTGCTGGAAGGTCGGCGGGGCGCCGCCGGTCCACCTCGCCATCGTGCTCGTGTCGCCATATTGGATCACCGGGCCGGGCAGTGGCATCGTGGCGTCCATCTCGGCCGCTTCCGGATCGACGGCCGGCGGCACCGGATCCAGGTCGATACCACGTCCGCTGATCCGGACGGGACCCGTCCACTGGATCGCTGGTGTTCTCGGTGCGGTGGCCACCGGGGCGGTCGGTGTCGGCGAGCCACCTGTGGTGGGGGCGCTGGCCGACGGACCGGCGGCCGGGGCGCTGGTGGACGCGCCGGTGTCCGCCGAGCCGGTGCGGTCCCCGGTCGAGTCGGGCCGCGTCGCGATGCCGATCGCCACCCCGCCGGCGAGCAGGACGACGCCGAGCGTCGCGGCGAGCAGGACGCGGCGTGCGTTTCGTGGACGGGACGGGCCGGGCACGGCGGCCGACGGCGGGGCAGTGGA from Micromonospora lupini harbors:
- a CDS encoding FHA domain-containing protein, which codes for MGPEAQLTLDAMAADFVVDLSNVMRDDRLCGARPVDLRRFLDLLAALVTYTGDEAVQVYAVADWSLLRQPGLTADEKATLHKWYHRGRIEVRPGADDRLIELAETAELRVISRDNFEDAYRAHPWIPGNRDRFLHAAPGPGGANVVVVPRIMPTPPEWHISRKEEESLLLRAGMYDRRRGTGARRDLLTRQWRCPRHDCPMFGDTAAVDQPVPVHRQGVVRCPTHHEPMVDIGPSTPRVQLKVRIDGVPQARFMVRAGAAVVVGRAPVEPGGVALAPWLTPAARHWISRRHVDLSWDGTALTVRDLSANGTRIRREGTSETGRRIGAGRPWRLRKGEVIVLHDGVELVVSGRAFVFDTPAQPPTPRGTVAEEAATPTMIHRPKPR
- a CDS encoding cytochrome P450 — encoded protein: MQLNPFSGVYLTDPASAWRRILDDPDRVPYAEDLDLWLISRHADVRHALADAATFGNALTLAPIYEVCPEAMSVIMQIDAPPTTAAADPPTHPRTRRALRATFANTADRAEAEYGAIIRRRVDELVSRLVARAGQRADLVGAFTTELPLLVILDILGVPDADVDQIRRWADGQVALIWGQPDPAEQVRLARGLLEFWHYCQNLVRQRLDGGRDGADFISRALAYRDDDDTVLTVTEVASLAFNLLVAGHETTAGLLAHALDQALSRPQRWRALVADPRSVPDFVTETLRFAPAIDGWLRVTRRDVTVGGATIPAGARCLLMIGAANRDPAVFAHPDRFDPRRLDAADHLSFGHGPHFCIGAALARLEAGVALARLAEAIPGLRLESENRRSFKPSVSFRAHHTLVATIDVLAPADGPTAAPAAATEARAA
- a CDS encoding serine/threonine-protein kinase, producing MSIEGTRLAGRYRVTARLGAGGHGTVYAAQDERLRRLVAVKLLTENADPELLARFQREAEILAMIKHPNVVAIFDVGRHDDGAAFVVMEHLAGPNLAHVQFDAGCLSVAQTLRYAVPVADALVCLHEHPTPVIHRDLKPQNLVLDADGTVKICDFGVSTVPEAMLTRLTRPGMVLGTAAYMSPEQWRGDDPDRATDIYSLGAVLYALLAGGPPLRMQGGPATCARRVEREAPEPIVDRCPSVPPALADLIHAMLAKSAAARPTARAVRDALRATATADAARSPAGDVDPAVQEGDLLLAAGRYAEAARHFTDLAHRLRDVGDVDPVTRVAAEFGRVRSRFGLGEEAVASLRLVRLAARARAALGDDHPLVRQIDAYLDVKSR